In the genome of Impatiens glandulifera chromosome 6, dImpGla2.1, whole genome shotgun sequence, the window GTATTGGTCATAAACTCTAATTTCAGATACAGTACTTGTTCCATTTTCATGGGCATATAGTCCATTTCCCATTTGAGTAGTTGTGTGGTGaccttcattttctttattaagaATCTCTCCACCAAAATCCACTCTTTCAGCATATTCACTCAATGAAATGAAGAGATTCTTAGGAAAATATCCTATGAGAATACCATTTACCTCTAGCCACCAGTGTCCATTCACACCATCCTGTAAAAAaagatttgttaaaaaataattaatatatattaggcCGCAACCCATTAGTCAATCTTCTGGTTTAGATTTGCAATTAAatacagttttatttttttcaattataattctctataatttaaattgaaatggcCCAATAACTATTAATTAAGGCTCCCATTTGagacattttaacttttttttcaaatgaatcaaatattattagttgtttttgttataacttaataaattaattattaaaagtttatacgTTTGAATGGTTTCAAAATACTAGTCAGATTTACCTTGTAGACCATAATTGTTAGGAAAGTTAATTGCCCTCCAAGAGTGGAAGGAAAAATGGGTTGACCAGGTTGAATTCTGAAATCAATTTGTACAAATCCAACGCAATCATGGTCATAACAACCTGTAGTATTGTAATTATCTgcctatataaaaaataaaacaattctaTCAATTTAACGattatttttggttaaattaattaatcctaTCATACACACCCACTTAAGGCTTGTTCTGATTCAAAAATTTTAGATAACATGTATTATATAAAAcgtaatgattggtgataatattaaagatattagaaattttgggtaaaaaatctaggaggtattaatatataatgacaaaataaataaaaatatcatttaaaatatttgatattttagtattttgattaatgactTAAGTAATGTTATTTAGAGGAAAgtagtgaaataatatttaattatgttaaattattttaaataattctataaaaaatgtcTTACTTACTGTCCAAAATATGAATAATCTTGGTTGATCATCACCATATTTTCTTGGATAAACCTTGGGTAgtatcaacaacaacaaaaataaaactggTTAATTTCTTTACTATAATTTCTAAATTCTCACGTTGAAACATTTTTATACTTACTATCCATCCGACTTCAATGGTATTTGTGTTTGAACCATTTCCCGAAGTAATCCATATTTGAGCTAAACTAAATTCATTAGGCTCGACTTCAGGTTTCCATACCGTAAACGTTGCACTTGCTCCAAATAAGCGACCATAACTTTGGACTACAGCGTACTTTAATGAACAATAGAAAGaatgatataaaatatcaacatatacaatattaatattttttttctaaagtgCAATTATTGTAGGTTGGTAATAATCtttatactataaaaaaaattaaatatatatcgcttaattttaaagttatattttgtattgataATGCTATTAGGTTTGAATgctttattaaatgaaagttgaGTTGAGTTCTTTGATTACCTCGTGCACCTCTTCGTAAGGGTTTAAAAATAAGCTACTATTCAAATGAGGCGAAGGGTGTTTGCGAGTGATAGAATTTGTACTCCTTCTAATGGGAACAGTTCCTTCTGGGCATTTTCCGTATTTTTCCCATTCTTGAGATATTTGTCCATTGGATGTTGATTCCATTTTGATTTCGATGGGGGTAAGAGCTATGTTCCGTCtagttgaatttgaattatcaaacatttgtataagattaatttgttttctttttcctaGTATATATTAATGCATTATAGTATTTTACTAGATCGGGAACTCAAACTATGTTTGAAAGAAAGAATCAAATATTTCATATGAATATTGAATAGATGAAATATTGTtctaaaatatatcttaatatatattaacaaatttattaacatttttttcgtTCAAACCGAGTTTTACTACATTTCTATAGGACAAATTCaatcaataaaacaaaattaataatacctTTAAATCTTTAGTATTATCAACTATAGGACCATGGTTGGATGCAAGTTGATTATTCATGTTAACACAATCAATCACATCATCACCctacaaaataaatgatataagaaaatataataaagatgataaataatccatatatagattgaatttagaattggaCAAGAATTATAATGACCCACTATGGTTTGAACAGTGTCCTGGTGCTTTAAACCCTTTGAACTCTTTGTTGTCCCAGAAACATAGTATATGAATTGCCATGTTATACAGGTTACTAGAAATattgaaaaaacaatattaatattatgtttcttGAGAGCCATTAAagagtttatattaaaaatggttTCTTAAGCTCCTTACTATTTAAATATAGATTGATTAAACAATAACTAGACATTATAATAACATCTTTCTTTTactgttgaatttttttttttctaattcttgaaatattttctcttttatgaCCTGTTTTAATAGAAAGTTTTAATAGCTCAATTGTTATTTGTAGTTCAACTTTgcgtattttttaaaatgagtcttaaactttaaatttaaatatatgtgtctcaaattattataatttttttatcacacaatttttatatctttataataatcttgaatgaataaataatgattatatatatgatataattttttatagtatttttttaacaatataattgtttaaatgttatagatgttattttatattatttgtaatgaCAATCGTTCTAATTATTTAGTAGAGATTCTTGTATAatagtttgatttgattttcttaatccattattattatgaaataaaaatatattgtactTATCTGGCAGAgtgattgatattttaattttttataattaattatttattaaaaaagttgatcaacaataattaatttagtatgaTATAGTTTATGCATTtcaattatatagtttttcatTCAAAGGTATCAAAACCTTCATTTTACAATTAATTCTTATTGGTAAACTCATTTCTAATagtcttttcttttatttactgTTAATAATAGTCATTTTGTACAAtcgattttattaaattaatgattaaaatttcaatacataacctattaattaaacaaaatctgaccaataaatatatatatatatataaaaaaaaaaactaaattaattaaattagacaaAAATGTATACAAGTTGTTTATTTTTTACccaaatagataataaataaatttttttttttttggaaaacagtttaacgttatttcattaaaaatctcaaaagtggagAGGGTCAAAATTAAAGATAGGCAATCTCTATCtttgattaaaagatgacaaacAACGACCTAGAGTATCTTATTGGAAATATCAAACACACACAAATTATagtaaaaaacaacaaaaacataCAAGGCCTACAGTTTTAAAATTCTGATTCTGGTGTGAACTTCCTTTTTGACTACTCTTACTCTGCTTTAGAATCCCAATTTGCATTCCTCAAAACTCAATTTGCATTCCTAGAATTCCAGCAATTATATTTATGTCGCATCCTCACTTATTTGACTCTAGGTTTTACTATCACTGATCAAACTATTGCATATGATGATGTTTGTTTTTGAGTTGCGCATTTAATGTCTTTAACTTTGACTGAGTTGTTTCCTATTCACTTCCATATGCTAATTTTCCATTTCTTTCATCCTCCTGATTCTTCACatttttcttcctctaattctttttcattttcaccctctatttcttcttctttatctgaTTCTTTATCTTCTCCTTCCTCTAatttttcatcttctccttcttttgAATCCACAAcattttcatcatcttcttcttcatctttagTTTCCTCTAGATGTTTTCCAGTTCATGattcttcaatttcattttccTAAACTTTCTCATTCTGCTCCTGAACTTTTAGGCTATAATTGTGTTGCTGAACTTTCAAGATCTTATGTTgttcttcaattgttttttcaCATTGATTACTTACATGttcaaaagtattgcagaaTGCACGtctgtttggcctccattcatatgaaatATCCATGATTGTGGGCTTACCTCTTCTGTCAAtaactgtaatttttttttgttagagtaCTTCTAGGGTGCACTTCAATGTTTATCATAACATATGTGATGTGTTCTCTTTCTTCCGTGATTGAGTCCATATACAATGGTTTTCCTAGTAGACTAGCAAAATGAGTAAGTACTTCTGCATTGTACATATGAGCCAAaatgttccttagtttgaaccaaatttgagtTGTTTCTTTCGGTTTGCTACGTAGGTTCAATCCTTCGGACCATCTTTCCAGTTTCATGaagtttgacccaacataagTATGCCCCAACTCCAGAATATTCTCCAAATTTGTTCCCTTCTTGAACTTTAGGAAATAAGATCATTGATATTTGCAGATACCTTTTCCAGTTCAATATTCTATCATTACTTTAGCAAGACATCCTTAGTGACCAAGAAAGATACACGATTTTTCCTATATAGTTACCAACAACTACATATTCCCAGTCTTTAATgcatttttcttcaacttcaagggataatttaaactcaaaaggaGATTTGAGAATCTCAACCTTTGGTTTAAAATCCCCCAAGTAAATTTTTCCTTTATATTGTACCTGAGTTTCAACTTTCTGTTCAGTGTTTTTCTTCCAAACTTCATTTACTTTCCAACCGGAGTTACTTCTGATAGTGTAATTATTGGTGTTTGGGCACTTCATTAGCTCCCGCATTGTCTCTACACACGAACTAACTATCttatcatattcttctttttaagTAAATTCCAGTTCTAAAGGTATTGAATATTAAGTTGGGCTATAAACTGTTGAGTTTTTTCCTTGCTAAAAACAATATCTTCTTTCTTCGCATGAAATAGCAATTTCgaaatttgattatttagtcTGTAGAGATTAGCCCTTTTATTATATTCAACCCTCCATTTTCCATCTTTGTTGACTTTTGCCTGAATACTTTAtgtcattttagttttttttctgagaattttctttattttccttCTGTTCTATTTCAGCATTATCAGAACTCTGTTTCTGCTCTATTTCAACATTCTCTGAACTCTATTTCTGCTTTGTTACAACCATCACTTTCTTTCTTGTATCAATTTCCCCGAATTCTTTTACTTCTTTTGccttatttttgttctttttccCCATTGTTGAAGAGAATAACAAAGTAATAGAGAAGAGTAAATGTAGAAACATGCAATTCAGAAACCCTAAAGATTTAACGACTAAATCGCTTCGAAAGACAACCTTCCAAAAACACCCAAGATTAGAGAACTAATCGACGCTCACAACTAGGAAACAAGCGTCTAGAAAAATATTGATGCTATTCTAATAATTTTAGGGTTAGCGTCACTAACTTCATGaattgtgtcgttcgtgccgatcgtgttgttcgtgccgatcgtgttgttcgtgccgatcgtgctgACCGTGCCAATCGTGCTGATTGTGTTTCAATCGACGAACGAAGTTTCTTGCTTTTAAATCTCCAAAGCTTTTCTCTTCCTTTTTAGAGGTGGGGAGGGTTTGGGTtctgataataaataaacttaataattgataattaagaatatttttgggaaggaaaacgacttagcgtcattttattaaaaattccaaaaaatgggaaaaaaaactacgagtttaagagatcattctagacagacctagaatgattttgaagttgtatcattctaaataaaaacaaaaacgtaaatgaactatttgattacaatgttttcattcctaatgattttagtaaacggtaaattccaattctTGCTAATATTCCAAATATACTCCTTACTTGGAACATTTCTCCACGTTCCCGTAAGTGCGCCACAATCCGAGACTATGTCTCTCTATAATTCTTCAACACTTCTGTGGGTTCTACCATAGACTCTCCATTACGTTCCTGCCAAATGTTGTAAATTACTACtctaaagccgcacttgaatacGCTTGTTGTGAATCTGTTTCttttggctttgagtagtgctgcttcgaTGATTTCTTTTCATTCCTTCAGGAAACTTATCAGCTTCAGGCTTTTAGAAAATTTGTCCCAAATTTCTAATACTATACTGCAACTCCCAAACAAGTGATCAATGGT includes:
- the LOC124943707 gene encoding uncharacterized protein LOC124943707; translation: MRELMKCPNTNNYTIRSNSGWKVNEVWKKNTEQKVETQGDDVIDCVNMNNQLASNHGPIVDNTKDLKYAVVQSYGRLFGASATFTVWKPEVEPNEFSLAQIWITSGNGSNTNTIEVGWIADNYNTTGCYDHDCVGFVQIDFRIQPGQPIFPSTLGGQLTFLTIMVYKDGVNGHWWLEVNGILIGYFPKNLFISLSEYAERVDFGGEILNKENEGHHTTTQMGNGLYAHENGTSTVSEIRVYDQYRNPVEERHEILITAAQCYGALIFSNAIFYGGPGYSAICP